The DNA sequence GCGCAAGACGGGCATTCCCACGCCGCAGCTGCGGGCGCGCGTGGAGGCGCACCACGAGGCCAACCCCATGCTGGGCCACCGCGGCTGCCGCCTGGGGATCACCTACCCCGACATCACCTGGATGCAGGCGCAGGCCATCTTCGAGGCCGCGGTGAACGTCGCCGCCGAGGGCGTCTCCGTCTGCCCCGAGATCATGGTCCCCCTGGTGGGCACGGCCGAGGAGCTGAAGCGGCAGCGCAGGATCGTGGACGAGGTGGCCGAGGAGGTGTTCGAGAACGCGGGCCGGCGCGTGGACTACATGGTGGGAACGATGATCGAGCTCCCCCGCGCCGCGCTGACCGCCGACGAGATCGCCGCCGAGGCGCAGTTCTTCTCCTTCGGCACCAACGACCTGACGCAGACCACCTTCGGCCTGTCGCGCGACGACGCCGGGCGCTTCCTGCCGCTGTACGTGGAGCAGGGGATCATCCCCCACGACCCGTTCCAGTCGCTGGACATCGGCGGCGTGGGGAAGCTGGTGGAGATGGCCTGCCGCCTGGGGCGCGGGGTGAAGGAAGATCTGAAGCTCGGCATCTGCGGCGAGCACGGGGGCGACCCGAAGTCGATCGAGTTCTTCCACGGCGCGGGGCTGAACTACGTTTCCTGCTCGCCCTACCGCGTGCCCATCGCGCGCCTGGCCGCCGCGCACGCCGCCCTCAACGACCCGCGCCTCAAGGAGCCGCGGATGGTCCAGAAGCGCGAGGAGCTGGCCGCGGCGGACTGAATCGCGGCGCACCATCGGCAGCACCGGTAAACCGCGGTCAGCCAGGCTGGCCGCGGAGTTCTTGCATGCATTTCATCACGGATTCCGCACCGCGCCCTTTACTTTCAAGTGCAGGTGATCAACATTGGTGTCACCACGTTCGAAACTACCAAATTTGGTACTACCAAATCTGGTACTACCAAATCTGGTTCTTTGTTTAGGCCCGAGGCGCGGTAGACCCATGGAAAGCCCCAGACCGCACGATCTGTTCGATCGCGAAACCGAGTGGCGGACGCTCGAAAGTCTCTGGCGCAAGCCGCGGCCGGACCTCGTCTTCGTCATGGGCCGCCGCCGCGCGGGGAAAAGTTTCATGCTGACGCGGTTCGCCCAGCAGGTTGGAGGCATCTACTACCAGGCGACGCGAAGGACGGAAGCGGAGCAGCTCGCCGGCCTTACGCGGGTGATAGGGCAGCACTTCGACGATGCGGCGCTGCAGGCGGGGATCGCGTTCCCGTCGTGGGAAGACCTGTTCGGGTACATCACGCGGCGCGCGGACGGGAGCCCGTTCCTGTTCGTGCTCGACGAGTTTCCGTACCTGGCTGCCGCAGCGCCGGCGTTGACGTCCATCATTCAGAGCTTGTGGGACCACGCCTGGCCGAAGACGCAGATCAAGCTGGTGCTGAGTGGATCATACATCAGCGCGATGAACCAGTTGGAGGAGGTGGACCAGCCCCTGTACGGCCGTCGTACCGCCAAGCTGGTCGTGGGACCGTTCGGCCTCGCGGAAGCAGCGCTCTTCATGCCCGGCTGGAGCGTGCGGGACCAGATGATCGCGTATGGTATGTACGGTCATCTTCCCGGTCACCTTTCCCTGATCGATGCCGCACGGCCGCTTGGGGCCAATGTGGCCGATGCGCTGCTTACGCCCAGCGGACGGCTCGTGGACGAGGCGCAGCACATGCTGGACGCATTTACCGCGGATGCGCATGTGCACTATTCGATCATCGAGGCGATCGCGGGCGGAGAGCAGACCTGGGGAGGGATCACCAAGCGCGTGGGCCGGGTCGGCGGAACGCTCCAGCGGGCGATCCGGTGGCTCGAGGAGATGCAGGTCATTGCCCGGGTGGCGCCCGTGACGGAAAGGAATCCGCAGCGTTCGAAACGCGCGGTGTACCGGATCATCGATCCCTACGTCGCATTCTGGCACAGGCTGATCGCACCGCTCGTGAACGCGGGAACGCTGGGCTTGGTCGCGCCGGAGCAACTCTGGAACGAGGCTGTCTCCCCCGCCCTCGACGACTACATGGGGCTGGTGTTCGAGGAAATGTGCCGCGACTTCGTCCGGCGGGGCGACCGGCTGCCGTTCAGGCCCGTGCGGCTGGGCGAGTGGTGGGACGGCGCGTCCCGGAACCAGGTGGACGTCGTGGCAATCGGTGGAAAGGGTGATCTTCTGGTCGGCGAGTGCAAGTGGGGCCGGGTGACGGCTGCCCACCTGCGCTCATTGCGTGAGCGAGCACACGCGGTGGCGGCCGAGTTCGGCGGCGTGACGCACATCCACACGGCGCTGTTCAGCGGACGGGGCGAGGGGGATGACGAAGTCCTGCTTGAAGCCGAGGCGGGAGCGACCCTCTTCTTTTCGGGAGAAGACCTCCGCTCTCCCGTGCGCCAGACGTTCTCCTAGCCCGGCGTTCGGCCAGGCACCTCGGGGAGCCGCGGGCGCTCCGGCCGCACTCCCGCACTTGTTGCCGCGGCACCGAACCTGCGCCCTGCGCGCGCGGCGGCGGGCGGGCGCTGTTCCGGCGGCGCCCGCCTGTGTATCTTGCGCCGTCCGGGTGCAGACTGGCTGACAGCGAAAACGGGGACAATGTACAGGCTACAGGAAGAAGGGGACGAAACCCCCGAGCAGAAGCCCGAGCCGAACAGCGCCGAGCGCAACGCGGCGGCGATGACCGATGCCGTGCGCGACCGTCTGTTCGACGCCCGCACCCTCATCATCAGCGGCGAGATCAACCAGAAGCTGGTGTCGCACGTGATGGGGCAGCTGCTGGCGATGGCGGCCGACGGCGACAAGCCGATCACCATCTTCATCAACTCGCAGGGCGGGCACGTGGAGAGCGGCGACACCATCCACGACGTGATCCGCTTCATCAAGCCGCGCGTGCGGATGGTGGGGACGGGGTGGGTGGCCAGCGCGGGCGCGCTGATCTACGTGTCGGTGCCGCAGGAGGACCGGTACGCGCTGCCCAATACGCGCTTCCTGCTGCACCAGCCGGCGGGCGGCACCAGCGGCATGGCCAGCGACGTGGAGATCGAGGCACGCGAGATCCTGCGCATGCGCGAGCGGATCAACAAGATCTTCGCGCGCGAGACGGGGCAGCCCTTCGAGCGCATCGAGACCGACACGCACCGCAACTTCTGGCTCGACGCGAAGCAGGCCATCGAGTACGGCCTGGTCGGCAAGGTGATCAACAGCGTGGACGAGCTGGACTGATCCGGCGGGTCCGGTAGATGGGAATCGCCGCGGGGCCGTCCTTCCAAGGGGGAGGACGGCCCCGCGGCGTTTCGGGCGATCGGCTCGTCTCTCCGGGATCTGCCTGCATCCCTGGTCGGAGCGGTTCGATTCCTGAAGCTTCGGCGAAAGCGGACGGTTCCCATCTCCCTTGTTCCGATCGTCTCATGTCCAATCTCCTCCGAACCTGCTGCGCCCTGCTGATCGCGCTCGCCAGCCCGGCCGTCTCGCTGCGGGCGCAGACCGTCGCGAACCTGGGGTTCGAGGAGCGCTCGCTCCTGGATCCCACTCGCCCGGCCACGTGGTCCGTCGGCGCGCCGGCGGGGTACGCGGCCGAGCTGGACAGCGTCGCGGCGCACGGCGGCCGGCTGAGCCTGCGCATCCGGCAGACCTCGGCGGCGACGCGATTCGCGGTGGCGAACCAGGTCATTCCCGTCTCCGCCGCACGGGGGAAGCGGGTCCGGCTGCGCGGATGGATCCGCACGGAGGGCGTGACGCGCGGGCAGGCCGCGTTCTGGATGCGCGTGGACGGGCCGGGGAACCGCTCGCTCGCCTTCGACAACATGGCGGGGCGCGGCGCGTCCGGAACCAGCCCGTGGACGCGGTACGAGATCGAGCTGCCGGTGGACAGCGCGGCCACCGGTGTCATCTTCGGCGCGCTGGACAACGGGGACGGAACGGCGTGGTTCGACGACGTGGAGATCGCGCTGGACGGCGTGCCGTACGATCCGGCGACGGCCCGCGCGTGGGAGGCGACGCCCGCGCAGGCCGCGTGGGTGCGCCGGCACGCCATCCCCCTGCGGACCGACGCGCCTGGCGGGGACGATGCCGATCTTCGCGCGCTCCGTCCGCTGGTCGCCGGCGCGCGCATCGTCGCGCTGGGCGAGGGGACGCACGGCACGCGCGAGTTCTTCCGCGCCAAGCACCGGCTGGTGCAGTGGATGGTGGAGCGCGAGGGCGTGACCGTGTTCACCATCGAGGCCAACATGCCCGAGGCGCGGCGCGTGAACGAATACGTGCTGACCGGCCGCGGCGACCCGCGCGCGGCGCTCGCCGGGCTGTACTTCTGGACGTGGAACACCGAGGAGGTGCTGGCGCTGATGGAGTGGATGCGCGCGTACAACGCGTCCGGCCGGGGACGGGTGGAGTTCTGGGGATTCGACATGCAGTTCCCGGGCGTCGCGGCGGACAGCGTGCGTGCCTTCGTCGCCCGCGCCGACCCCGCGTTCCTGCCGCAGGCCGACAGCGCGTCCGCAATCGCGACGAGCGCGTTCGAGGCGGTGCGGCGCGGGGGACGCGCCGACTCCGTCCAGGCGCGGGTATGGCGGGACGCGGCCGCGCGGGTGCTCGCCCACCTCGCGGCGAACCGAACCACCTATCTCGCGCGGTTCGACACGATGCAGGTGGACTGGGCCGAGCAGAACGCGCGCATCGTGGAGCAGGCGGCGAGGACGATGCTGGCAGGTCCTGCGTCGCGAGACAGCAGCATGGCGGAGAACGTGGCCTGGATCGCGGCGCACCACCCCACGGGGACGCGGATGGTGCTGTGGGCGCACAACGGGCACGTCTCCCGCGCGCCCGGGGCGATGGGCGCGCACCTCGATCACCGGTTCGGAAGCGCCTACCGCGTGTTCGGCTTCGCGTTCGGCGAGGGAGAGTACACGGCCATCGGGCCGCGCGGGCTGGCGTCGTACCCCGCGGCCGCGCCGGAGGCGGGAAGCGTGGAATCGGTGCTGCGCTCCACGGGGATGCCGCGGTTCGTGCTGGACCTGCGTGGCGCGGCGGAGGAGGAGAACGGCGCCTGGCTCGCCGCTCCCCACGCGTTCCGCTCGATCGGCGCCGGGGCGATGGAGCACCCGTTCCGGGACACGCCCGTCGCCCGCTACTTCGACGCGCTCGTCTACTTCGACCAGACGACCCCGTCGCGCCCGCTGCCGCGCGGGCCGATGCGGTGAAAGGCAGGGAAGGGCGAAGGAATTCGCTGCAACAACTGCACAAAGTCCGCCTTCGCGGACTCGCGCCGCACCATCGTGGCGACTTCGGAGGCGATGGTGCCTCCTCGATTACGGCGGTCAGCTCTTCTTCGCCCGGCGCGGCTTCTTCGCGGTGGTGCCGTCATCGTCGCCCCCGTTGACGGATGGGTACGCGAGGGCGCCGCGCATGGGGTCCAGGATGTGGCTGATCTGGTCGGCGCGGTCGATCTTGCGGACCTGGCGGTCCAGCACCGTCCACGGGGTGACGGTGAAGTCGCTCGCGGGCTCGCCGTCGGCCTCCTTCTCGCGGCGGGCCATCTCCACCATCTCCTCGGCCACCTCCGCCGACGCGCACACCGCCGACAGCAAGGGGCACTTCTCGTGCGGCAGCCGCTCGAACACGCACCACACCGTCTTCGCCATCTCCGTCCTTCCGCCGTTGGTTGCCTTTCCGCTGACGCAAACCGCCGGCCCGCGCTGGTGCGGGCTCCGTCTTCCGTGCAGAACCGCGGACCCGCCCTTCGTGCTCGTCCGTAGGTGACGTGCTGGTCCGGCCACAGATCCTTCGGCCTGCAGAGTCTGGTGCTGACGCGGGTTCGGTGTGGCCGGCCTCAGGATGACGTCTTCAGGGGAGGCGACGGGGTGTACCGGCAACGCACTCCGCACTCAGGACTCGGCACTCAGCACTCAGCACTCAGCACTCAGCACTCAGCACTTGGCACTTGGCACTTGGCACTTGGCACTTGGCACTTGGCACTTCCCGATCGAATTGGAAGCACCGGTAACAAAATCCCCGCGCGCCCCTTGCCGCTCCGGCGCGGCGGGGGGCAGTTTGTGGGCGGATTCCCCGCGCGCGTGTTTCCGCGCGGGTACGCTCCCTGCCGCCGCGCGGCGGTTCCCTCGCCGCCCCTGGATGGACCGATGGTTCGACGCACCAAGATCGTCTGCACGCTGGGCCCCTCGTCGTGGTCGCCGGAGCGCATCCGCGCGCTGATCGAGGCGGGGATGGACGTGGCGCGCATCAACTTCTCGCACGGTGACCTGGACCGGCACGCGGAAACCATCCGCAACGTGCGCCAGGCCTCGAAGGAGTGCGGGCGCCCCATCGCCGTGCTGGGCGACCTGCAGGGCCCCAAGATCCGCGTAGGCTCCCTCCCCGAGCCGGTGGAGCTGAAGCCCGGCGACAGCGTGACCTTCGCCCCCGAAGCCGTCGCCGGGCCGGGCGAGCTCCCCACCACCTTCGCCGAGCTGGCGGCCGACGTGGAGGTGGGCGAGGTGGTGCTGCTGGCCGACGGGCTGATGGAGCTGATCGTGGAGGACGTGCAGCCGCCGCGCGTCACGATGCGCGTCATCCACGGCGGCGAGCTGACCTCGCACAAGGGGATCAATCTCCCCACCACCCGCATCTCCGTTCCCTCGCTGACGCCCAAGGACCTGCGCGACCTGGAGTTCGCGCTGGAGCAGCAGGTGGACTACATCGCCCTCTCCTTCGTCCGCTCGGCCGAGGACGTGCTGGACCTGACGCGCCGCATCCCCCCCGGCGGACCGCTCGTCGTCGTCAAGGTGGAGAAGGGCTTGGCGCTGCAGAACCTGCAGGCGATCGTGGAGGCGTCGGCGGTGGCGATGGTGGCGCGCGGCGACCTGGGGGTGGAGCTGCCCTTCGAGCAGGTGCCGCTGGCGCAGAAGCGCATGATCCAGCTGTGCAACGTGAGCGGCCGCCCGGTGATCACCGCCACGCAGATGCTGGAGAGCATGATCGAGAACCCGCGCCCCACCCGCGCGGAAGCCAGCGACGTGGCGAACGCGATCATCGACGGCACCGACGCGGTGATGCTCTCGGCCGAGACGGCCACGGGGAAGTTCCCCATCCAGGCGGTGCAGGCCATGGCGCGCATCGCGCAGGAGATCGAGAGCTCGCACATCCTGGAGGGTGGCCCGCACTACGACTTCCCGCTGGAGCAATCCGACGGCGAGATCACCACCGCGCGCGCCATCGCCGGCGCCACGGCCGAGGCGGTGCGGCGGATGGGCGCGCCGGTGATCCTGACCTTCACCAGCAGCGGGAGCACGGCGCGCGTGGTCTCCTCCTTCCGCCCGCCGGTGCCGGTGCTGGCGCTCACCGACCAGACGCGCACCTACA is a window from the Longimicrobium sp. genome containing:
- a CDS encoding ATP-binding protein, which translates into the protein MESPRPHDLFDRETEWRTLESLWRKPRPDLVFVMGRRRAGKSFMLTRFAQQVGGIYYQATRRTEAEQLAGLTRVIGQHFDDAALQAGIAFPSWEDLFGYITRRADGSPFLFVLDEFPYLAAAAPALTSIIQSLWDHAWPKTQIKLVLSGSYISAMNQLEEVDQPLYGRRTAKLVVGPFGLAEAALFMPGWSVRDQMIAYGMYGHLPGHLSLIDAARPLGANVADALLTPSGRLVDEAQHMLDAFTADAHVHYSIIEAIAGGEQTWGGITKRVGRVGGTLQRAIRWLEEMQVIARVAPVTERNPQRSKRAVYRIIDPYVAFWHRLIAPLVNAGTLGLVAPEQLWNEAVSPALDDYMGLVFEEMCRDFVRRGDRLPFRPVRLGEWWDGASRNQVDVVAIGGKGDLLVGECKWGRVTAAHLRSLRERAHAVAAEFGGVTHIHTALFSGRGEGDDEVLLEAEAGATLFFSGEDLRSPVRQTFS
- a CDS encoding ATP-dependent Clp protease proteolytic subunit, encoding MYRLQEEGDETPEQKPEPNSAERNAAAMTDAVRDRLFDARTLIISGEINQKLVSHVMGQLLAMAADGDKPITIFINSQGGHVESGDTIHDVIRFIKPRVRMVGTGWVASAGALIYVSVPQEDRYALPNTRFLLHQPAGGTSGMASDVEIEAREILRMRERINKIFARETGQPFERIETDTHRNFWLDAKQAIEYGLVGKVINSVDELD
- a CDS encoding erythromycin esterase family protein — translated: MSNLLRTCCALLIALASPAVSLRAQTVANLGFEERSLLDPTRPATWSVGAPAGYAAELDSVAAHGGRLSLRIRQTSAATRFAVANQVIPVSAARGKRVRLRGWIRTEGVTRGQAAFWMRVDGPGNRSLAFDNMAGRGASGTSPWTRYEIELPVDSAATGVIFGALDNGDGTAWFDDVEIALDGVPYDPATARAWEATPAQAAWVRRHAIPLRTDAPGGDDADLRALRPLVAGARIVALGEGTHGTREFFRAKHRLVQWMVEREGVTVFTIEANMPEARRVNEYVLTGRGDPRAALAGLYFWTWNTEEVLALMEWMRAYNASGRGRVEFWGFDMQFPGVAADSVRAFVARADPAFLPQADSASAIATSAFEAVRRGGRADSVQARVWRDAAARVLAHLAANRTTYLARFDTMQVDWAEQNARIVEQAARTMLAGPASRDSSMAENVAWIAAHHPTGTRMVLWAHNGHVSRAPGAMGAHLDHRFGSAYRVFGFAFGEGEYTAIGPRGLASYPAAAPEAGSVESVLRSTGMPRFVLDLRGAAEEENGAWLAAPHAFRSIGAGAMEHPFRDTPVARYFDALVYFDQTTPSRPLPRGPMR
- the pyk gene encoding pyruvate kinase, encoding MVRRTKIVCTLGPSSWSPERIRALIEAGMDVARINFSHGDLDRHAETIRNVRQASKECGRPIAVLGDLQGPKIRVGSLPEPVELKPGDSVTFAPEAVAGPGELPTTFAELAADVEVGEVVLLADGLMELIVEDVQPPRVTMRVIHGGELTSHKGINLPTTRISVPSLTPKDLRDLEFALEQQVDYIALSFVRSAEDVLDLTRRIPPGGPLVVVKVEKGLALQNLQAIVEASAVAMVARGDLGVELPFEQVPLAQKRMIQLCNVSGRPVITATQMLESMIENPRPTRAEASDVANAIIDGTDAVMLSAETATGKFPIQAVQAMARIAQEIESSHILEGGPHYDFPLEQSDGEITTARAIAGATAEAVRRMGAPVILTFTSSGSTARVVSSFRPPVPVLALTDQTRTYNQLALVWGVIPILCTPESTFEENLACGREEAVKRGLANPGDRMVVTAGYPMHVPGTTNLLQVEVV